In the Leptospiraceae bacterium genome, one interval contains:
- a CDS encoding MFS transporter, which translates to MDIDKHHSPVGLPQFKERLAIFTLAAIQFTHMVDFVIIMPLGPQFMRVFSIGSSEFGLLVSSYTFSAGLFGLFGAFFVDKFDRKSLLLFTYSGFTIGTFFCSIATNFHFLLSARVVAGAFAGILWSTILAIIGDIIPDSRRGRATGTVMSAFSVASIVGIPIGLFFANSFGWSFAFSGLSVISFFVLILSWYSLPSVKGHIVKTDEISPIRSILNVLQNSNHYKAFFLTTTLMFGGFSVIPYISPYMVSNVKIAETDLPYIYFFGGVFTFFTSQLIGRFSDRFGKVFIFKIVAAISIIPIVLITNLPVISLFLAISVTTVFMIFVSGRFVPALALINSVADPKFRGSFMSVNSSVQQLTAGLASSLAGFIIITGKHGLIKNYDKVGYVSIVATILSLFIAGRMKK; encoded by the coding sequence ATGGATATCGACAAACACCATTCTCCAGTTGGATTACCCCAATTTAAAGAGAGGCTTGCGATTTTCACTCTCGCAGCGATTCAGTTTACTCACATGGTTGACTTTGTAATTATTATGCCTCTTGGACCTCAGTTTATGAGAGTATTTTCTATTGGCTCTTCCGAATTCGGGTTATTAGTTTCTTCTTATACATTCAGTGCAGGTCTTTTTGGTTTGTTTGGCGCATTTTTTGTAGATAAATTTGACAGAAAAAGTTTACTACTTTTTACTTATTCAGGTTTTACTATTGGTACTTTTTTTTGTTCGATTGCGACTAACTTCCATTTTTTACTCAGTGCGAGAGTTGTTGCGGGAGCCTTTGCAGGGATTCTTTGGTCAACTATTCTTGCCATCATTGGAGATATTATACCGGATTCGAGAAGGGGTCGGGCGACAGGTACGGTAATGTCAGCATTTTCTGTAGCATCTATTGTTGGGATACCGATAGGATTATTTTTTGCAAATTCATTTGGTTGGTCTTTTGCATTTTCGGGTTTGAGTGTGATTAGCTTTTTCGTTTTGATTTTAAGCTGGTATTCTTTACCTTCTGTTAAAGGGCATATTGTCAAAACAGATGAAATCTCTCCAATTCGATCTATCTTAAATGTGTTGCAAAATTCCAATCACTACAAAGCATTTTTTTTAACAACCACTTTGATGTTTGGTGGCTTTAGTGTGATTCCTTACATTAGTCCTTACATGGTTTCTAATGTAAAAATTGCAGAAACTGATTTGCCTTATATTTATTTTTTTGGTGGAGTTTTTACTTTTTTTACATCTCAATTGATTGGTAGATTTTCTGATAGATTTGGAAAAGTATTTATATTTAAAATTGTAGCTGCGATTTCAATTATCCCGATTGTATTGATCACCAATCTTCCGGTGATTTCTTTATTTTTAGCGATTTCGGTGACTACGGTATTTATGATTTTTGTGTCGGGTAGATTTGTGCCGGCTCTTGCTTTGATTAATTCTGTAGCTGATCCAAAATTTAGAGGAAGTTTTATGAGCGTGAATTCATCTGTTCAGCAACTTACTGCGGGTCTTGCATCTTCTTTAGCGGGGTTTATTATAATAACTGGCAAGCACGGACTCATTAAAAATTACGATAAAGTCGGTTATGTGTCCATAGTAGCTACAATTCTATCTTTATTTATTGCGGGTAGAATGAAAAAATAG
- a CDS encoding polyamine aminopropyltransferase yields MKKALFLSVFIISTCGLIYELLAGALSSYLLGESVTQFSLIIGVYLFAMGIGSFLSKSLESNLVERFIDIEILIGIVGGFSSAILFLSFSLSNSFRIPLFFIVVVVGILVGLEIPILLRILKKHVVFKELVSKVLALDYVGALFASILFPLFLIPKLGLVRTSFLFGLLNISVALWTTWVLPVSNRALYSLRAKSIFAITILTIGLIFSDHITEFSEESLYADEIILAKSSQFQRIVLTRWKDEMRLFLNGHLQFSTRDEYRYHEALVHPAMSGHKNPENILVLGGGDGMAVREILKYKTVKKISLVDLDPVMTDLFKSNDLLKQFNQHSLSDKKVQLINADAFNWLEKNQNYYDVVIVDFPDPSNYSIGKLYSTTFYKLLKKNLNLESVVSVQSTSPLFARKSFWCINKTIQSAGIKTKAFHVYVPSFGEWGFVLAGNTNFLDPKRIPKDLKFLKEEEYFRLFQFAKDMEEVDTEINRLDNQVLVRYYDEEWKQITPY; encoded by the coding sequence TTGAAAAAAGCATTATTTTTATCTGTTTTTATAATTTCAACCTGCGGGTTGATTTATGAATTACTTGCTGGAGCCTTATCCTCCTATTTACTTGGAGAATCTGTTACCCAGTTTTCATTAATTATCGGTGTGTACCTGTTTGCTATGGGTATAGGAAGTTTCCTTTCTAAATCACTTGAAAGCAATCTAGTAGAAAGATTCATAGATATTGAAATTTTAATCGGGATCGTGGGTGGTTTTAGCTCGGCTATACTTTTTTTAAGTTTTAGCTTATCGAATTCTTTTAGGATTCCATTATTTTTTATTGTAGTAGTGGTTGGAATTTTAGTTGGTCTTGAGATACCCATACTTCTTAGAATCCTAAAAAAGCATGTAGTATTTAAAGAACTTGTTTCTAAAGTGCTTGCATTGGATTATGTTGGAGCACTATTTGCATCCATTTTATTCCCATTATTTTTAATACCTAAACTTGGCTTAGTAAGAACTTCGTTTTTATTTGGTTTGTTAAATATTTCTGTAGCACTATGGACAACCTGGGTTTTGCCGGTTTCAAACAGGGCGTTATATTCACTTCGAGCAAAATCTATTTTTGCTATTACAATTTTAACAATTGGTCTAATTTTTTCAGATCATATTACTGAATTTTCAGAAGAAAGCTTGTATGCAGACGAGATTATCTTAGCAAAAAGTTCTCAGTTCCAAAGAATTGTGCTTACAAGATGGAAAGACGAGATGCGTCTTTTTTTAAACGGTCATCTTCAATTTAGCACCAGAGATGAATATAGATACCATGAAGCATTAGTTCACCCGGCTATGAGTGGACATAAAAATCCTGAAAATATACTCGTGTTGGGGGGCGGAGACGGAATGGCAGTAAGAGAAATTTTAAAATACAAAACTGTAAAGAAAATTTCTTTAGTGGATTTAGATCCAGTAATGACCGACTTATTCAAAAGTAACGATCTGCTGAAACAATTCAATCAACATTCTTTGTCTGATAAAAAAGTTCAGTTAATCAATGCAGACGCATTTAATTGGTTAGAAAAAAATCAAAACTACTACGATGTAGTGATCGTTGATTTTCCCGATCCGAGCAATTATTCCATCGGGAAACTCTATTCGACTACTTTTTATAAATTACTCAAGAAAAATCTAAACCTTGAGTCTGTGGTTTCTGTTCAATCCACTTCTCCTCTATTCGCCAGAAAATCTTTCTGGTGTATAAATAAAACGATACAATCAGCAGGAATAAAAACAAAAGCGTTTCATGTCTATGTTCCTTCATTTGGTGAATGGGGATTTGTTTTAGCCGGGAATACAAATTTTTTAGACCCAAAAAGAATTCCAAAAGATCTAAAATTCTTGAAAGAAGAAGAGTATTTTAGATTATTTCAGTTTGCGAAAGATATGGAAGAAGTCGATACTGAAATTAATAGATTAGACAATCAAGTGCTTGTTAGATATTACGATGAAGAATGGAAACAAATAACACCTTACTAA
- a CDS encoding FecR domain-containing protein, whose amino-acid sequence MKRLFRLSQYVFYIFLFLFTISISSQENNLISVATFVSGEVWYKHSGKLEKVKINTVFGKDDEVATKAGKVDIQVGPNAILRLNNYTTLKFKELYEVGDAQKINLAVNSGNVYTKIIKKLTKNSEFKIENDTSVAGVRGTEFLISETKNLNKKYDDSDVDPGIYVNDGSVEAESKNNPNQKESLSAGQEVVTKGGEMKKGILQEYIKQKMEIFKTLDVMKEENFKLLKEQNEKNKSLMNDIIKGKNN is encoded by the coding sequence ATGAAAAGACTCTTTCGTTTATCACAATATGTTTTTTATATTTTTTTATTTCTTTTTACAATTTCCATAAGTAGTCAAGAAAATAATTTGATCTCTGTCGCAACTTTTGTATCCGGTGAAGTTTGGTATAAGCACAGTGGCAAACTCGAAAAAGTAAAAATCAATACAGTCTTTGGCAAGGACGATGAAGTGGCAACCAAGGCAGGGAAGGTAGATATTCAAGTTGGTCCAAATGCAATTCTAAGATTAAATAATTACACTACACTGAAATTCAAAGAATTGTACGAGGTCGGTGATGCACAAAAAATCAATCTCGCTGTAAATTCAGGAAATGTTTACACAAAAATTATAAAAAAACTTACAAAAAACTCAGAGTTTAAGATTGAGAATGATACTTCTGTTGCGGGTGTGAGAGGCACAGAATTTTTAATCAGCGAAACAAAAAATCTAAACAAAAAATACGACGACTCTGATGTTGACCCAGGAATCTATGTCAATGATGGCAGCGTAGAAGCTGAAAGTAAAAACAACCCAAATCAAAAAGAATCCTTATCGGCAGGGCAAGAAGTTGTTACAAAAGGTGGAGAAATGAAAAAAGGGATACTACAAGAATATATCAAACAGAAGATGGAAATTTTTAAAACATTAGATGTGATGAAGGAAGAAAATTTTAAATTATTGAAAGAACAAAACGAAAAAAATAAATCCTTAATGAATGATATAATCAAAGGAAAAAATAATTAG
- a CDS encoding response regulator, producing MKKVYKLLILEDDPNSVLLVEKALGRYNFQIDVAQNGIEGLIKVKKKKYDLIISDIMMPGMDGLEFIERSENFTTGIPIIMLTAAGDKDRVLRAAQNNVAQYLLKPIRPRILLEKVLETLKLDLDNLVDIKLLPFRLLVKVEVDNVLNFQWVGCPEKSNQENIINDISRSVLNYPKINTYLFELGASLIYFNESLQLIEDAITTILMRNPNCSPNDITLRGEFLKDVSVNELHSLKYLSKCNISR from the coding sequence ATGAAAAAAGTTTATAAACTACTTATTTTAGAAGATGATCCAAATTCAGTACTCTTAGTAGAAAAAGCCTTAGGTAGGTATAATTTTCAGATAGACGTTGCACAAAATGGAATCGAAGGGCTTATCAAGGTCAAGAAGAAAAAATACGATTTAATTATTAGCGATATTATGATGCCTGGAATGGATGGATTAGAATTTATCGAAAGAAGTGAAAATTTTACTACAGGAATACCTATCATTATGCTCACTGCCGCAGGGGATAAGGATCGAGTATTGAGAGCAGCTCAAAACAATGTAGCGCAATATTTATTAAAGCCGATTCGTCCAAGAATTTTATTAGAGAAAGTTTTAGAAACTTTAAAGTTGGATTTAGATAACCTTGTTGACATCAAACTTTTACCTTTTCGGTTACTAGTGAAAGTAGAAGTAGATAACGTATTGAACTTTCAGTGGGTGGGTTGTCCCGAAAAATCAAATCAAGAAAATATAATAAATGATATTAGTCGTTCAGTATTGAATTATCCAAAAATCAATACTTATCTATTTGAGTTAGGCGCAAGCCTCATTTATTTTAATGAGTCTTTACAGTTGATCGAAGATGCAATTACTACAATTCTAATGAGAAATCCAAACTGTTCACCAAACGATATAACTTTAAGAGGAGAATTCTTGAAAGATGTTTCTGTTAATGAATTGCATTCTTTAAAATACTTATCTAAATGCAATATTAGCAGATAA
- a CDS encoding M15 family metallopeptidase — protein sequence METNNTLLKILKTEIAFVFLLFSSSISANPIYLGIEPAKYLIGDFSPEKYFEAYEGQKDKKVIYLRKDVILALNKMLRDFDKERENKSKQNIFLVSGFRSFSHQKNIWEGKYRGDIKMSTSIKGKTPEEKIFLILQYSSAPGTSRHHWGTDFDINVLRNDYYEKNGHGEYLYNWLKKNAAKYGFCQPYNEYYKRNNAGYLEEKWHWSYAPIANQLLKDWVHYNSNSFLKYSGRFLASEYLKELPYEYVVSVNKECNEIKTNHFY from the coding sequence ATGGAAACAAATAACACCTTACTAAAAATTTTGAAAACAGAAATTGCTTTTGTATTTCTGCTATTTTCCTCCTCAATTTCGGCAAATCCGATATACCTTGGGATTGAACCGGCAAAATATCTTATTGGCGACTTCTCTCCAGAAAAATACTTTGAAGCTTACGAAGGACAAAAAGATAAAAAAGTTATCTATCTCCGCAAAGACGTTATTCTCGCATTAAATAAGATGCTGCGTGATTTTGATAAGGAAAGAGAAAATAAAAGCAAACAAAATATTTTTCTTGTTTCTGGTTTTAGAAGTTTCTCTCACCAAAAAAATATTTGGGAAGGAAAATATCGTGGCGATATAAAAATGAGCACAAGTATAAAAGGCAAGACTCCAGAAGAAAAAATTTTTTTAATTCTTCAATACTCCAGTGCTCCCGGAACTTCCAGACACCACTGGGGAACAGATTTCGATATCAATGTATTAAGAAATGATTATTACGAAAAAAATGGACATGGAGAATATTTGTACAATTGGCTAAAAAAAAATGCTGCTAAATATGGATTTTGTCAGCCTTACAACGAATATTATAAAAGAAATAATGCAGGCTACTTAGAAGAAAAATGGCACTGGTCTTACGCTCCAATAGCAAATCAATTATTGAAAGACTGGGTCCATTACAACAGCAACTCATTTTTAAAATATTCAGGAAGATTTTTGGCTTCAGAATATTTAAAAGAGTTACCCTATGAATATGTAGTTTCTGTAAACAAAGAATGCAATGAAATCAAAACAAATCATTTCTATTAA
- a CDS encoding DUF1564 family protein — MDEFTSRTETISREDYLHELLERYRNVLLWRTFEKLDCVKTVYQEEGQNLQKKNFRPENADWIELGEFAQWLGISRTALFTLLLLLDIAGWDIIIPAKFYDFGVPPKVSSIAIGVYLSKRKTIRYNRLIRHKMRH, encoded by the coding sequence ATGGATGAGTTTACCTCGAGGACTGAAACTATTTCGAGAGAGGATTACTTGCACGAATTGTTGGAGAGATACAGGAATGTGTTACTTTGGAGGACTTTTGAAAAGTTGGATTGTGTTAAAACGGTGTATCAGGAAGAAGGGCAGAATCTTCAGAAGAAGAATTTTCGTCCTGAGAACGCAGATTGGATTGAGCTTGGTGAGTTTGCTCAATGGCTTGGTATTTCCCGAACGGCTCTTTTTACTCTTCTTTTGTTGCTTGACATTGCCGGATGGGACATAATCATCCCTGCCAAGTTCTATGACTTTGGAGTTCCACCCAAGGTCAGTTCGATTGCGATAGGAGTCTATCTCTCAAAGAGAAAAACTATCCGATACAATAGGCTGATACGACATAAGATGCGGCACTGA
- a CDS encoding DUF4178 domain-containing protein: protein MFELACPNCGSKVPFISKSSLFAVCPNCKSSSIRKDMDLETYGKVSELQDDSSPLQIGTTGKYLNNSFSIIGRIQLKYELGFWNEWYFIDDKGNAGWIGEAMGQFMVTRLKKIDNPEKLQFGVDLDRKYSSYLVNKTTNQPIFAGDAIAINKKEWIIKEITVATCVSGEGELPFKFDSGYTAVFADLSDYSDNFATLDFSEEPPLLFTGDMTDFDSLNFQNLKDPRFSEKLAGKEPKSISCTSCGAPLVINFPQFTNTVSCQYCGSVLDTTNPELKILSQFKLKEKYTPILPLGAKCNLYNQEYTVLGYMRRKTLVDKITYSWEEYLLYNPKGYIWLNCNEGHWMVFKTIKGIPVVNSTVSRPTASYHKDKYLLFTSGDGEVDYAIGEFYWRIKKGDKADLQDYVSPPLMLSLEKTPSEIIWTRGEYLEKEVVKNAFLMQSPLPDGKGIAPSQPNPHQKTWKRNWKIAVLSFVAAIIFQIGYCNHSANQKVFNKEYTFLKSAGDKSFVSEGFHLDGKEKNVSIEVESRQLNNNYIYFAIALINSKTDVALDTGIELSYYHGVDDGESWSEGSTKEFIIIEDVEEGDYYLRIEPESDVASSLRYEVTVVRDTPRYTPFILFLIFIFPPIFVSLFKYKNFESDRLQNSDYANSYSSSYDDSDDEDE, encoded by the coding sequence GTGTTCGAATTAGCTTGTCCAAACTGTGGGTCGAAAGTCCCATTTATAAGTAAATCTTCATTATTTGCAGTTTGTCCTAATTGTAAATCTTCTTCAATCAGAAAAGATATGGATTTAGAAACTTACGGAAAAGTTTCTGAACTTCAAGACGACTCTTCCCCACTGCAAATTGGAACTACTGGAAAATATCTAAATAACTCGTTTTCTATAATCGGTCGGATTCAGTTAAAATACGAGCTTGGTTTTTGGAATGAATGGTATTTCATAGATGACAAAGGAAATGCAGGATGGATCGGAGAAGCCATGGGACAGTTCATGGTGACAAGATTGAAGAAAATCGACAACCCTGAAAAATTGCAATTTGGAGTTGACTTAGATAGAAAATACAGCTCTTACTTAGTGAATAAGACAACCAATCAGCCTATATTTGCCGGAGATGCTATTGCAATTAATAAGAAGGAATGGATCATAAAAGAAATTACTGTAGCTACGTGCGTTAGTGGAGAAGGTGAACTTCCTTTTAAATTTGATAGTGGCTACACTGCTGTATTTGCAGACCTTTCAGATTATTCAGATAATTTTGCTACTCTTGATTTTTCGGAAGAGCCGCCACTTCTTTTTACTGGAGACATGACCGACTTTGACAGTTTGAATTTTCAGAATTTGAAAGATCCGAGGTTTTCCGAAAAACTTGCAGGAAAGGAACCAAAGTCAATCAGTTGCACTTCTTGTGGTGCACCATTAGTGATTAATTTTCCACAATTTACAAACACGGTATCTTGTCAGTACTGCGGAAGTGTCTTAGACACCACAAACCCCGAACTGAAGATTTTATCTCAATTCAAATTAAAAGAAAAATATACTCCTATTCTTCCATTGGGTGCAAAATGCAATCTCTACAATCAAGAATATACTGTTTTAGGGTACATGAGGCGAAAGACATTAGTTGATAAAATTACTTATTCTTGGGAAGAATATTTATTGTACAACCCAAAAGGATATATTTGGCTAAATTGCAATGAAGGGCACTGGATGGTATTTAAAACAATCAAAGGGATTCCGGTTGTAAATTCAACTGTTTCACGCCCGACTGCATCATACCATAAAGACAAATATCTTCTATTCACTTCTGGTGATGGTGAAGTAGATTACGCTATTGGTGAATTTTACTGGAGGATAAAAAAAGGAGATAAAGCTGATCTACAAGATTATGTAAGCCCTCCACTTATGCTTTCTCTTGAAAAAACTCCATCTGAAATAATATGGACGAGAGGCGAATATCTTGAAAAAGAAGTAGTCAAAAATGCTTTTCTTATGCAATCTCCCCTTCCAGACGGAAAAGGTATTGCCCCATCACAGCCAAATCCACATCAAAAAACATGGAAGAGAAATTGGAAAATTGCAGTATTGAGTTTTGTTGCTGCAATTATTTTTCAGATAGGTTATTGCAATCATTCGGCAAACCAAAAAGTCTTTAACAAAGAATATACTTTTCTTAAAAGTGCTGGTGATAAATCTTTTGTTTCAGAAGGTTTTCATCTTGATGGGAAAGAAAAAAATGTTTCGATTGAAGTCGAGTCTCGACAATTAAACAATAACTATATATATTTTGCAATCGCTTTAATTAATTCTAAGACAGACGTAGCCTTAGATACGGGTATTGAGCTTAGTTATTATCACGGAGTAGATGACGGAGAAAGTTGGTCTGAAGGCTCGACAAAAGAATTTATAATCATAGAGGATGTGGAAGAAGGAGATTACTATTTAAGAATAGAGCCTGAATCAGATGTTGCTTCGTCTTTAAGATATGAGGTTACAGTAGTGCGCGATACTCCACGTTATACCCCATTTATACTTTTCTTGATATTTATTTTTCCTCCAATTTTTGTATCACTTTTTAAATACAAAAATTTTGAATCTGACAGGTTGCAAAATAGCGATTACGCTAATTCATATAGCAGTAGTTATGATGATAGTGATGATGAAGACGAGTAA
- a CDS encoding glycerophosphodiester phosphodiesterase, with protein MGKIKVIAHRGYSSHYPENTMLAFQRAVNVKADMIELDVTLTSDFVPIVIHDDTLKRTASVKGKVRNTPYATIQKLEAGSWFHRDYRGEKIPLLQDVLEFVANNPVELNIEIKSEAHDKRVSEKNIESQILPLLRNYRILNKTIISSFEPDILLRLRKLSENIKLGFIFDRKKGNIKDPFLFAKEIQAYSIHLHKRLIKKSIVERAKSENLQLYVFTLNKESDMEKMQKLGVNGMFTDYPERLQKLLSEK; from the coding sequence ATGGGAAAAATAAAAGTTATAGCGCATAGAGGGTACAGTAGCCACTACCCTGAAAATACTATGCTCGCTTTTCAAAGAGCAGTCAATGTCAAAGCAGATATGATCGAGCTTGATGTCACCCTTACCTCTGATTTTGTTCCTATTGTAATCCATGATGATACATTAAAAAGAACTGCATCCGTAAAAGGTAAGGTTCGAAATACACCCTACGCTACAATCCAAAAATTAGAAGCAGGGTCATGGTTTCATAGAGATTATAGGGGAGAGAAAATTCCACTATTGCAAGACGTTTTAGAGTTTGTTGCAAATAACCCAGTTGAGTTAAATATCGAAATTAAATCTGAAGCTCACGACAAAAGAGTATCAGAAAAAAATATAGAATCACAAATACTCCCACTTTTAAGAAACTACAGGATTTTAAATAAAACAATTATTTCTTCATTTGAGCCGGACATTCTTTTGCGATTGAGGAAGCTATCGGAAAATATAAAATTGGGCTTTATATTTGATCGAAAGAAAGGCAATATCAAAGACCCATTTTTATTTGCAAAAGAAATTCAAGCGTATTCGATTCATCTTCATAAAAGGTTGATAAAGAAATCGATTGTGGAAAGGGCTAAATCTGAAAATTTACAGCTTTATGTATTTACTTTGAACAAAGAATCGGATATGGAAAAAATGCAAAAATTAGGAGTGAACGGAATGTTTACTGATTACCCGGAAAGGCTACAGAAGTTACTGTCCGAAAAATAA
- a CDS encoding response regulator: MDVELPQNEKERIQALLEYQILDTEPEKAFDDLAMIALKVSNTTIALISFVDTDRVWFKSKIGLEKEEVSRELALSSFAIINSSSIIEIQDTLLDEKFCHHPLVVSDPKIRFYAGVPLINSQGYSLGALCVIDKSPKILSNDQKEFLITLANQIVYLLELRKVVIIQKRIIQEKTQIEESLKSSKAILKGILDNINYGIIATDLDGVIQSFNKKAETILEYSASELIGNFTPIIFHNKEEIQSCAKELSKEYKKEIQPDFSVFKEIANLEITEDREWTYIKKSGENIPVYLTVKLLYDSEKKAIGFLGLVIDISERKQAEIQIKKAKIATEDANLAKTNFLANMSHEIRTPMNGIIGMTELLLQTELNDEQLEYAKVISDSGENLLTLINDILDYSKIDSGRIELIEKPFDLLERIEGIIEIHFPKANKKKLDLYSIIDPKLPKFVSGDSMRIEQIITNLLDNSIKFTNEGEIVVKVSVLEYAQDKSLIEFLIKDTGIGISEDKLGKLFLAFSQLDSSSTRRHGGTGLGLAISKKLVDLMDGDIGVKSKPNEGSEFYFQIWMKNGTLDEIIDQETNDFTKQKILIYSPKISILNNLEVLLNNWGANTILINSDEKFSEAINMKEQVDAIIIDYDSISQKSPSTIEEIRKQENLKEIPLIAITSENQKEITDRKKTDDFLFLTLKPISQKKIKMVLISAFSKKQLISNRKISSTTNNQTSSTKILLAEDNSLNQTLFTRIFKKLGYAIDIANNGLEVIELLEKKKYDIIFMDIRMPVLDGLETTEQICKKYQDKKPIIIAMTANTMDEEKEKCISAGMDDFISKPVSLDSIQKLLDKWEKIKSI; this comes from the coding sequence ATGGATGTAGAACTACCTCAAAATGAAAAAGAACGAATTCAGGCTTTATTAGAATATCAAATTTTAGATACAGAGCCAGAAAAAGCATTTGATGATCTTGCAATGATTGCACTTAAAGTTAGCAATACTACGATTGCCTTAATCAGTTTTGTTGACACGGACAGAGTATGGTTTAAGTCCAAGATTGGCTTGGAAAAGGAAGAGGTATCACGCGAACTTGCATTAAGCTCTTTTGCAATCATAAACTCTTCATCTATTATAGAAATTCAAGATACTTTATTAGATGAAAAATTTTGTCATCACCCCCTTGTTGTATCTGATCCCAAAATCCGATTTTATGCAGGGGTTCCTTTGATTAATTCACAAGGATATTCTCTTGGAGCTTTATGTGTCATAGACAAATCTCCTAAAATTTTAAGCAACGATCAAAAAGAATTTCTCATAACTTTGGCTAATCAGATTGTTTATTTACTTGAACTGCGAAAAGTAGTTATAATTCAAAAGAGAATCATTCAAGAAAAAACTCAAATTGAAGAAAGCCTTAAAAGCAGCAAAGCAATATTGAAAGGTATATTAGACAACATCAACTATGGAATTATTGCTACAGATTTGGATGGAGTGATTCAATCTTTTAATAAAAAAGCTGAGACAATCCTTGAGTATAGTGCCTCTGAACTTATTGGAAATTTTACTCCAATAATATTCCATAATAAAGAAGAGATACAGTCTTGTGCAAAAGAATTATCTAAGGAATACAAGAAAGAAATTCAACCCGATTTTTCAGTCTTCAAGGAAATTGCGAATCTGGAAATAACAGAAGATCGAGAATGGACTTATATTAAAAAAAGCGGAGAAAATATTCCTGTTTACCTCACCGTAAAATTGCTATACGACAGCGAAAAAAAGGCTATTGGGTTTCTTGGACTCGTGATAGATATTTCTGAAAGAAAGCAAGCAGAAATCCAAATTAAAAAAGCAAAAATTGCTACCGAAGATGCAAACCTTGCTAAAACAAATTTCTTAGCTAATATGAGCCACGAAATCAGAACTCCTATGAATGGCATTATCGGGATGACTGAACTATTATTACAAACAGAGTTAAATGACGAACAACTTGAGTACGCAAAAGTTATCAGTGATAGTGGAGAAAATCTGTTAACATTGATTAATGATATTTTGGACTATTCTAAAATTGATTCAGGCAGGATTGAGCTTATAGAAAAACCTTTTGACCTTCTTGAGCGTATTGAAGGGATTATTGAAATACATTTTCCAAAAGCAAACAAAAAAAAATTAGATTTGTATTCAATTATAGATCCTAAGCTACCAAAATTTGTGTCAGGTGACTCAATGAGAATAGAGCAGATCATTACAAATCTCTTAGACAATTCGATTAAATTCACAAACGAAGGAGAAATTGTAGTTAAAGTAAGCGTTTTAGAGTATGCACAAGATAAATCCTTGATTGAATTTTTAATCAAAGATACAGGTATCGGAATTTCTGAAGATAAATTAGGAAAGCTATTTCTAGCATTTTCTCAACTTGACTCTTCATCTACAAGAAGGCATGGAGGGACAGGTCTCGGTCTTGCCATTTCAAAAAAATTAGTCGATCTAATGGATGGGGACATAGGAGTAAAATCAAAACCAAATGAAGGCTCGGAGTTTTATTTTCAAATATGGATGAAAAATGGTACGTTAGACGAAATCATTGATCAAGAAACAAATGATTTTACGAAGCAGAAAATACTTATTTATTCTCCAAAAATTTCCATTCTGAATAATTTAGAAGTACTTCTTAATAATTGGGGTGCAAACACGATTCTAATCAACTCTGATGAAAAATTTTCAGAGGCGATAAATATGAAAGAGCAGGTGGATGCCATAATAATAGATTACGACTCAATTTCTCAAAAATCTCCGAGCACCATTGAAGAAATACGAAAACAAGAAAACCTAAAAGAAATTCCTCTAATTGCAATCACCTCCGAAAATCAAAAAGAAATCACAGACAGAAAAAAAACAGATGATTTTCTATTTTTGACACTAAAGCCAATTTCACAAAAAAAAATTAAAATGGTTTTAATTTCTGCATTTTCTAAAAAGCAACTTATCTCCAATAGGAAAATTTCTTCAACTACAAATAACCAAACGAGTTCTACAAAAATTTTATTAGCCGAAGATAACTCTCTGAATCAAACCTTGTTTACTCGAATCTTTAAAAAATTGGGTTACGCAATTGATATTGCCAATAATGGCTTGGAAGTGATAGAGCTTTTAGAAAAGAAAAAATACGATATAATTTTTATGGACATTCGGATGCCTGTTTTAGATGGACTTGAAACAACAGAACAAATCTGCAAAAAATATCAGGATAAGAAACCTATCATCATCGCTATGACCGCAAATACAATGGACGAAGAAAAAGAAAAATGTATTTCGGCCGGAATGGATGATTTTATAAGTAAACCTGTTTCTTTGGACAGTATTCAAAAATTACTCGATAAATGGGAAAAAATAAAATCTATTTAG